One stretch of Mycolicibacterium fallax DNA includes these proteins:
- a CDS encoding decaprenyl-phosphate phosphoribosyltransferase — MSKPAAAPSNVVVGVIKAMRPRQWVKNLLVLAAPLAAWGDDQDFDHQQVLIHVGLAFVVFSLAASSIYLVNDALDVEADRAHPTKRYRPIAAGVVPPWLAYLLSAILGVAALVIGWTVNANLALVIAIYLAMQLAYCFGLKHQAVLDICIVSSAYLIRAIAGGAAADIRLSKWFLLVMAFGSLFMAAGKRYAELQLAERTGAKIRKSLENYTGSYLRFVWTLAATAVVLCYGLWAFERDGSTGSWYAVSMIPFTIAILRYAVDVDGGEAGEPEDIALGDRVLQVLAVGWIGTVVAAIFLG; from the coding sequence ATGAGCAAGCCCGCCGCTGCGCCGAGCAACGTCGTCGTCGGCGTCATCAAGGCGATGCGTCCGCGCCAGTGGGTGAAGAACCTGCTGGTGCTGGCCGCGCCGTTGGCCGCCTGGGGCGACGACCAGGACTTCGACCACCAGCAGGTGCTCATCCACGTCGGGCTGGCCTTCGTGGTGTTCAGCCTGGCCGCGTCGTCGATCTACCTGGTCAACGACGCCCTGGACGTGGAGGCCGACCGGGCGCACCCGACCAAGCGGTACCGGCCGATCGCCGCCGGGGTGGTGCCGCCGTGGCTGGCCTACCTGCTCTCGGCAATCCTTGGGGTGGCCGCGCTGGTCATCGGCTGGACGGTCAACGCCAACCTGGCCCTGGTCATCGCGATTTACCTGGCGATGCAGCTGGCCTACTGCTTCGGGCTCAAGCACCAGGCCGTGCTGGACATCTGCATCGTGTCCTCGGCCTACCTGATCCGGGCCATCGCCGGCGGCGCGGCCGCCGACATCCGGCTGTCGAAGTGGTTCCTGCTGGTGATGGCGTTCGGCTCGCTGTTCATGGCGGCGGGCAAGCGCTACGCCGAGCTGCAGCTGGCCGAACGCACCGGCGCCAAGATCCGCAAGTCGCTGGAGAACTACACCGGCAGCTACCTGCGCTTCGTCTGGACGCTGGCGGCCACCGCGGTGGTGCTGTGCTACGGCCTGTGGGCCTTCGAGCGCGACGGCAGCACCGGCTCCTGGTACGCGGTGTCGATGATTCCGTTCACCATCGCGATCCTGCGCTACGCCGTCGACGTCGACGGCGGGGAGGCGGGCGAGCCGGAGGACATCGCCCTGGGTGACCGGGTGCTGCAGGTCCTTGCGGTGGGCTGGATCGGAACCGTCGTTGCAGCGATCTTCCTCGGCTGA
- a CDS encoding Cof-type HAD-IIB family hydrolase, which translates to MEPNFREPQTAPLLIATDVDGTLLDDDERVSDRTRAVLGAAMADGTRFVLATGRPPRWIAPVVDDLGFAPMAVCANGAVIYDPAADRVLSVRTLSVEQLVELAEIAAAVMPGAGLAVERIGSGAHDAVTPQFVSSPGYQHAWLNPDNTEVSLTDLLSAPAIKLLIRRAGVSSAAMARQLAPHVDGQGDLTYSTDNGLIEVVPAGISKATGIAEIAAPHGIGAEEIVSFGDMPNDIPMLTWAGHGVAMGNAHPEVMGVADEVTARNSEDGLARVLERWWG; encoded by the coding sequence ATGGAACCGAATTTCCGCGAGCCGCAGACCGCGCCCCTGCTGATCGCGACCGATGTGGACGGCACGCTGCTCGACGACGACGAGCGGGTCAGCGACCGCACCCGGGCGGTGCTCGGCGCGGCGATGGCCGACGGCACCCGGTTCGTGCTGGCCACCGGCCGGCCGCCGCGCTGGATCGCGCCCGTCGTCGACGACCTGGGCTTCGCGCCGATGGCGGTCTGCGCCAACGGCGCGGTGATCTACGACCCGGCCGCCGACCGGGTGCTGTCGGTGCGCACCCTGTCGGTCGAGCAGCTGGTCGAGCTCGCCGAGATCGCCGCCGCGGTGATGCCGGGGGCCGGGCTGGCGGTGGAGCGGATCGGCAGCGGGGCGCACGATGCCGTCACCCCGCAGTTCGTCAGCTCGCCGGGCTACCAGCACGCCTGGCTGAACCCGGACAACACCGAGGTGTCGCTGACCGACCTGCTGTCCGCGCCGGCCATCAAGCTGCTGATCCGCCGGGCCGGGGTGAGCAGCGCCGCGATGGCCCGGCAGCTGGCCCCGCACGTCGACGGCCAGGGCGATCTGACCTACAGCACCGACAACGGCCTGATCGAGGTCGTCCCGGCCGGCATCAGCAAGGCGACCGGGATCGCCGAGATCGCCGCGCCGCACGGCATCGGCGCCGAGGAGATCGTGTCGTTCGGGGACATGCCCAACGACATCCCGATGCTGACCTGGGCCGGGCACGGGGTGGCGATGGGCAACGCGCACCCGGAGGTGATGGGCGTCGCCGACGAGGTGACCGCGCGCAACTCCGAGGACGGGCTGGCGCGGGTGCTGGAGCGCTGGTGGGGCTGA
- a CDS encoding phosphatase PAP2 family protein yields the protein MPEDTGLPDGARPDAARPDNTDWPGDPDAPAPEETALILVQAGLAGRPGVLPAARGLSHLGEHSLGWLIIGALAAVIVPARRREWLTMVVGTFAAHAAAVLIKRVVRRRRPDHPAIAVNVGTPSKLSFPSAHATSTTAAALLAARASGSRLPWLVVPPMLLSRLVLGVHYPSDVAAGAVVGAAVAATTAGIADRLERAA from the coding sequence ATGCCTGAGGACACCGGGTTGCCCGACGGCGCCCGGCCCGACGCCGCCCGGCCCGATAACACCGACTGGCCCGGTGACCCCGACGCGCCCGCGCCGGAGGAGACCGCGCTGATCCTGGTGCAGGCCGGGCTGGCCGGACGCCCCGGCGTGCTGCCCGCCGCCCGCGGCCTGTCGCACCTCGGCGAGCACAGCCTGGGCTGGCTGATCATCGGCGCGCTGGCCGCGGTCATCGTCCCGGCCCGCCGCCGGGAGTGGCTGACGATGGTGGTCGGCACCTTCGCCGCGCACGCCGCGGCGGTGCTGATCAAGCGGGTGGTCCGCCGTCGCCGGCCCGATCACCCGGCGATCGCGGTCAACGTCGGCACCCCGAGCAAGCTGAGCTTCCCGTCCGCGCACGCCACCTCCACGACGGCGGCCGCGCTGCTGGCCGCCCGGGCCAGCGGCTCCCGGCTGCCCTGGCTGGTGGTCCCGCCGATGCTGCTGTCCCGGCTGGTGCTGGGCGTGCATTACCCCAGCGATGTGGCGGCCGGAGCCGTGGTCGGCGCCGCCGTCGCGGCCACCACCGCCGGCATCGCCGACCGATTGGAGCGTGCCGCATGA
- a CDS encoding N-acetylmuramoyl-L-alanine amidase produces MSSRAPRLLFSALAATAVLVPWAINGLPTDRPAPRALDATVVTKPLAGVGGGTTVREVSQQQPFSVVALTGDDLTGTTAQVRARRDDGGWGPWYQADALESNGSDANRDGPRGTDAVFVGRTTAVQIKVSRPAGAPVSPPARPRADTDLGYRPVNVDEPIGNLNAILITPPQAPADGAFSPPAAAILPGQAPQVITRAQWGADERLRACGPPAYDAGVKAAVVHHTAGSNDYSPQDSVAIMQSIYAYHTQTLGWCDMAYNALVDKYGQVFEGRAGGLDRPVEGSHTGGFNRDTWGVAMLGDFETVPPTDIQLRNTGRLIGWRLALAHVDPHGTVALTSAGGSYTFYPAGATPTLPTIFAHRDVGITECPGVAGYGRMDEIRDIAARFNVPPAPPTLEERLREGAIGARWLASGGAAGPLGVPTSPESAAAGDARYATFERGAVYWSPATGAQPLTGAIYAAWASLGFERGLLGLPTSAEIQEPLWVVQNFQHGTLNFDRETGQVTRVSDAVAVLLPPPADSGPPVQLERFSPISVG; encoded by the coding sequence GTGTCGTCCCGCGCACCGCGATTGCTGTTCTCTGCCCTGGCGGCGACGGCCGTGCTGGTGCCGTGGGCGATCAACGGACTGCCCACCGACCGCCCCGCCCCCCGCGCGCTGGACGCCACCGTCGTGACCAAGCCGCTGGCCGGCGTCGGCGGCGGCACCACCGTCCGGGAGGTCTCCCAGCAGCAGCCGTTCTCCGTCGTCGCGCTGACCGGCGACGACCTCACCGGCACCACCGCACAGGTCCGGGCCCGCCGCGACGACGGCGGCTGGGGCCCCTGGTACCAGGCCGACGCGCTGGAATCCAACGGCAGCGACGCCAACCGCGACGGCCCGCGCGGCACCGACGCGGTCTTCGTCGGGCGCACCACCGCGGTGCAGATCAAGGTCTCCCGACCGGCCGGCGCGCCGGTCAGCCCGCCCGCCCGGCCGCGGGCCGACACCGACCTGGGCTACCGCCCGGTCAACGTCGACGAGCCGATCGGCAACCTCAACGCCATCCTGATCACCCCGCCGCAGGCGCCCGCCGACGGCGCGTTCTCCCCGCCGGCCGCGGCGATCCTGCCCGGCCAGGCGCCGCAGGTCATCACCCGCGCGCAGTGGGGCGCCGACGAGCGGCTGCGGGCCTGCGGGCCGCCGGCCTACGACGCCGGCGTCAAGGCCGCCGTCGTGCACCACACCGCCGGCAGCAACGACTACTCGCCGCAGGACTCGGTGGCGATCATGCAGTCGATCTACGCGTACCACACCCAGACGCTGGGCTGGTGCGACATGGCCTACAACGCGCTGGTCGACAAGTACGGCCAGGTCTTCGAGGGCCGGGCCGGCGGCCTGGACCGCCCGGTCGAGGGCTCCCACACCGGCGGCTTCAACCGGGACACCTGGGGCGTGGCCATGCTCGGCGACTTCGAGACCGTCCCGCCCACCGACATCCAGCTGCGCAACACCGGCCGGCTGATCGGCTGGCGGCTGGCGCTGGCGCACGTCGACCCCCACGGCACCGTCGCGCTGACCTCGGCCGGCGGCTCGTACACGTTCTATCCGGCCGGGGCCACCCCCACCCTGCCGACCATCTTCGCCCACCGCGACGTCGGCATCACCGAATGCCCGGGCGTGGCCGGCTACGGGCGGATGGACGAGATCCGCGACATCGCGGCCCGGTTCAATGTGCCGCCTGCGCCGCCGACGCTGGAGGAGCGGCTGCGCGAGGGCGCCATCGGGGCCCGCTGGCTGGCCTCCGGCGGGGCGGCCGGCCCACTCGGCGTGCCCACCTCACCGGAATCGGCGGCCGCGGGCGACGCCCGCTACGCCACCTTCGAGCGCGGCGCCGTCTACTGGTCCCCGGCCACCGGCGCCCAGCCGCTGACCGGCGCCATCTACGCCGCCTGGGCCTCGCTCGGCTTCGAACGCGGGCTGCTCGGCCTGCCGACCAGCGCCGAGATCCAGGAGCCGCTCTGGGTGGTGCAGAACTTCCAGCACGGCACGCTGAACTTCGACCGGGAGACCGGCCAGGTCACCCGGGTCAGCGACGCGGTCGCCGTGCTGCTGCCGCCGCCCGCCGACAGCGGGCCGCCGGTGCAGCTGGAACGCTTCAGCCCGATCAGCGTCGGCTGA
- a CDS encoding lysophospholipid acyltransferase family protein, with product MEPVYGSAIRLARLIWRVQGLKFTVTGVENVPKTGGAVIAINHTSYFDFTFAGLPVYLQGEGRLIRFMAKQEVFDHKITGPIMRKLRHIPVDRASGAESFAEACQRLREGELVGVYPEATISRSFELKEFKSGAARMAVEANVPIVPTIVWGAQRIWTKDHPKKMWRPKVPISVAVGEPIQPTLPAPELTALLHSRMQHMLEQVQDSYGHPPGEYWVPRRLGGSAPTMAEAAQLDADELAARAAARAQRAAEHPKDQ from the coding sequence GTGGAACCCGTATACGGCAGCGCGATCCGTCTGGCCCGGTTGATCTGGCGAGTGCAGGGCCTGAAATTCACCGTCACCGGCGTGGAGAACGTGCCGAAGACCGGCGGCGCGGTCATCGCCATCAATCACACCAGCTACTTCGACTTCACCTTCGCCGGGCTGCCGGTCTACCTGCAGGGCGAGGGCCGGCTGATCCGGTTCATGGCCAAGCAGGAGGTCTTCGACCACAAGATCACCGGGCCGATCATGCGCAAGCTGCGGCACATCCCGGTGGACCGGGCCTCCGGCGCGGAGTCGTTCGCCGAGGCCTGCCAGCGGCTGCGCGAGGGTGAGCTCGTCGGGGTGTACCCGGAGGCGACGATCAGCCGCAGCTTCGAGCTCAAGGAGTTCAAGTCGGGCGCCGCCCGGATGGCGGTGGAGGCCAACGTGCCGATCGTGCCGACCATCGTGTGGGGCGCCCAGCGGATCTGGACCAAGGACCACCCGAAGAAGATGTGGCGGCCGAAGGTGCCGATCTCGGTGGCGGTCGGTGAGCCCATCCAGCCGACCCTGCCCGCCCCGGAACTGACCGCCCTGCTGCACTCGCGCATGCAGCACATGCTCGAGCAGGTGCAGGACTCCTACGGACACCCGCCGGGCGAGTACTGGGTGCCCCGCCGGCTCGGCGGCAGCGCGCCGACGATGGCCGAGGCGGCGCAGCTGGACGCCGACGAGCTCGCCGCCCGCGCCGCGGCGCGGGCCCAGCGGGCCGCGGAACACCCCAAGGACCAGTAG
- a CDS encoding glycosyltransferase, whose protein sequence is MSDVPSGPIGPGQSKAVSLLSRVILPRPGEPLDVRKLYITEADTNSRRAHAPTRTSLDIGGEAEVSFATYFNAFPASYWRRWSILDAVVLRIELTGAARVDVYRSKATGARISVAGAPAVSESDDKPAVVEFEISLAPFEDGGWIWFDITTDTAAVLHSAGWYAPVEAPGRADIAVGIPTFNRPADCVSALAALTSDPLVDAAIGAVIVSDQGDRKAKDHPDFDAAAARLGDRLSIHNQPNLGGSGGYSRVMYEALKHTDCEQILFMDDDIRIEPDSILRALALNRFAKSPTLIGGQMLNLQEPSHLHVMGEVVNRANFMWTNAPFTAYDHDFARYPLDDVEEADSQLLHRRIDVDYNGWWMCMIPRSVAEELGQPLPLFIKWDDADYGLRAAEHGYPTVTMPGTAIWHMAWSDKDDAIDWQAYFHLRNRLVVAAMHWDGEVKGLVVSHLKATIKHLMCLEYSTVAIQNRAIDDFLAGPEHIFSILESALPEVHRMRKAFPDAVVLPGATELPAPSGRVRVHKPPVAPPMILLRLAQGLVHQFRRADPAHHQRPQLNVPTQDARWFLLCKVDGVTVTTADGRGVVYRQRDRAKAAGLLRASLRRQLKLARKFDTMRRIYREALPELSSKQKWETVLLEADVDA, encoded by the coding sequence ATGAGCGACGTACCCTCCGGCCCGATCGGCCCCGGCCAGTCCAAGGCCGTCAGCCTGCTGTCCCGGGTGATCCTGCCGCGGCCGGGTGAGCCGCTGGACGTACGCAAGCTCTACATCACCGAGGCCGACACCAACTCCCGCCGGGCGCACGCCCCGACCCGCACCTCGCTGGACATCGGCGGGGAGGCCGAGGTGTCCTTCGCCACCTACTTCAACGCGTTCCCAGCCAGCTACTGGCGGCGCTGGTCGATCCTGGACGCCGTGGTGCTGCGGATCGAGCTGACCGGCGCGGCCCGCGTCGACGTCTACCGGTCCAAGGCCACCGGCGCCCGGATCAGCGTCGCCGGCGCGCCCGCGGTCAGCGAGAGCGACGACAAGCCCGCGGTGGTGGAGTTCGAGATCAGCCTGGCGCCGTTCGAGGACGGCGGCTGGATCTGGTTCGACATCACCACCGACACCGCCGCCGTGCTGCACAGCGCCGGCTGGTACGCGCCGGTCGAGGCGCCCGGCCGCGCCGACATCGCCGTCGGCATCCCGACCTTCAACCGGCCGGCCGACTGCGTCAGCGCGCTGGCCGCGCTGACCTCCGACCCGCTGGTCGACGCCGCGATCGGCGCCGTCATCGTCTCCGACCAGGGCGACCGCAAGGCCAAGGACCACCCGGACTTCGACGCCGCGGCGGCCCGGCTCGGGGACCGGCTGAGCATCCACAACCAGCCCAACCTGGGCGGCTCCGGCGGCTACAGCCGGGTGATGTACGAGGCGCTCAAGCACACCGACTGCGAACAGATCCTGTTCATGGACGACGACATCCGCATCGAGCCGGACTCGATCCTGCGGGCGCTGGCGCTCAACCGGTTCGCCAAGTCCCCGACGCTGATCGGCGGCCAGATGCTCAACCTGCAGGAGCCCAGCCACCTGCACGTGATGGGCGAGGTGGTCAACCGGGCCAACTTCATGTGGACCAACGCGCCGTTCACCGCCTACGACCACGACTTCGCCAGGTACCCGCTCGACGACGTCGAGGAGGCCGACAGTCAGCTGCTGCACCGGCGCATCGACGTCGACTACAACGGCTGGTGGATGTGCATGATCCCGCGGTCCGTCGCCGAGGAGCTCGGTCAGCCGCTGCCGCTGTTCATCAAGTGGGACGACGCCGACTACGGGCTGCGGGCGGCCGAACACGGCTACCCGACGGTCACCATGCCGGGCACCGCGATCTGGCACATGGCCTGGAGCGACAAGGACGACGCCATCGACTGGCAGGCCTACTTCCACCTGCGCAACCGGCTGGTGGTCGCCGCCATGCACTGGGACGGCGAGGTCAAGGGCCTGGTCGTCAGCCACCTCAAGGCCACCATCAAGCATCTGATGTGCCTGGAGTACTCCACCGTCGCGATCCAGAACCGGGCCATCGACGACTTCCTGGCCGGCCCCGAGCACATCTTCTCCATCCTGGAGTCGGCGCTGCCGGAGGTGCACCGGATGCGCAAGGCCTTCCCGGACGCGGTGGTGCTGCCCGGTGCGACCGAGTTGCCCGCCCCGTCGGGACGGGTCCGGGTGCACAAGCCGCCGGTGGCGCCGCCGATGATCCTGCTGCGGCTGGCCCAGGGCCTGGTGCACCAGTTCCGCCGCGCCGACCCGGCCCACCACCAGCGGCCGCAGCTCAACGTCCCCACCCAGGACGCCCGTTGGTTCCTGCTGTGCAAGGTCGACGGGGTCACGGTGACCACCGCCGACGGCCGCGGCGTGGTGTACCGCCAGCGCGACCGGGCCAAGGCCGCCGGGCTGCTGCGGGCCTCGCTGCGCCGCCAGCTGAAGCTGGCCCGTAAGTTCGACACCATGCGGCGGATCTACCGTGAGGCGCTGCCGGAGCTGTCCAGCAAACAGAAATGGGAAACCGTGCTGCTCGAGGCGGACGTCGATGCCTGA
- the glf gene encoding UDP-galactopyranose mutase, with amino-acid sequence MTDSFDLFVVGSGFFGLTIAERVATQLGKRVLVVERRPHIGGNAYSEPEPETGIEIHRYGAHLFHTSNTRVWDYVREFTDFTGYQHRVFAMHNGQSYQFPMGLGLVSQFFGRYFSPDEARALIAEQAAEIATADAANLEEKAISLIGRPLYEAFVKGYTAKQWQTDPKDLPAANITRLPVRYTFDNRYFNDTYEGLPVDGYTAWLQNMAADERIEVRTDTDWFDVRDELRAANPSAPVVYTGPLDRYFDYAEGRLGWRTLDFQVEVLDGCGDFQGTPVMNYNDPDVPYTRIHEFRHFHPEREYPADKTVIMREYSRFADDDDEPYYPINTETDRSLLAAYRARAKAETAAAGVLFGGRLGTYQYLDMHMAIASALNMYDNVLAPHLRDGASLSEPRNDVKE; translated from the coding sequence ATGACTGACAGCTTCGACCTCTTCGTCGTCGGCTCCGGATTCTTCGGCCTGACCATCGCTGAACGGGTGGCCACCCAGTTGGGCAAGCGGGTCTTGGTTGTGGAACGCCGGCCGCACATTGGAGGCAACGCCTACTCCGAGCCGGAACCCGAGACCGGTATCGAGATCCACCGTTACGGTGCGCACCTGTTCCACACCTCGAACACCAGGGTGTGGGACTACGTGCGGGAATTCACCGACTTCACCGGGTACCAGCACCGCGTCTTCGCCATGCACAACGGGCAGTCCTACCAGTTCCCGATGGGGCTGGGCCTGGTGTCGCAGTTCTTCGGCCGGTACTTCTCCCCGGACGAGGCGCGCGCCCTGATCGCCGAGCAGGCCGCCGAGATCGCCACCGCCGACGCGGCGAACCTGGAGGAAAAGGCCATCTCGCTGATCGGCCGCCCGCTGTATGAGGCGTTCGTCAAGGGCTACACCGCCAAGCAGTGGCAGACCGACCCGAAGGACCTGCCCGCCGCGAACATCACCCGGCTGCCGGTGCGCTACACCTTCGACAACCGGTACTTCAACGACACCTACGAGGGCCTGCCGGTCGACGGCTACACCGCCTGGCTGCAGAACATGGCCGCCGACGAGCGCATCGAGGTGCGCACCGACACCGACTGGTTCGACGTCCGCGACGAACTGCGCGCGGCCAACCCGTCGGCGCCGGTGGTTTATACCGGCCCGCTGGACCGCTACTTCGACTACGCCGAGGGCCGGCTGGGCTGGCGGACCCTGGACTTTCAGGTCGAGGTGCTCGACGGCTGCGGTGACTTCCAGGGCACCCCGGTGATGAACTACAACGACCCGGACGTGCCCTACACCCGGATCCACGAGTTCCGGCACTTCCACCCCGAGCGCGAGTACCCGGCCGACAAGACCGTCATCATGCGGGAGTACTCCCGCTTCGCCGATGACGACGACGAGCCCTACTATCCGATCAACACCGAGACCGATCGGTCGCTGCTGGCGGCCTACCGGGCCCGGGCCAAGGCCGAGACGGCCGCGGCGGGCGTGCTGTTCGGTGGCCGGCTGGGCACCTACCAATACCTGGACATGCACATGGCGATCGCCAGCGCGCTGAACATGTACGACAACGTGCTGGCGCCGCACCTGCGCGACGGTGCCTCGCTGTCCGAACCGCGAAACGATGTCAAGGAATGA